In Crassostrea angulata isolate pt1a10 chromosome 6, ASM2561291v2, whole genome shotgun sequence, a genomic segment contains:
- the LOC128189455 gene encoding uncharacterized protein LOC128189455, whose product METSIQGNYQTLGHHNSTNFILTIMHNGTSVRLVFLVLILAVIGEAYNTRRGHSIQKRSPVCTDENGYLWFENECYCVDLEHKCCCGSGEIHCIDSRSCD is encoded by the exons ATGGAGACAAGCATCCAAGGGAATTATCAAACCCTGGGACACCACAACTCAACAA actttattttgacaatcatGCATAACGGTACGAGTGTTCGATTGGTTTTTCTTGTACTGATTTTGGCGGTGATTGGAGAAGCCTACAATACCAGGAGAGGTCACTCCATTCAGAAGCGTTCCCCGGTATGTACGGACGAGAATGGGTATCTGTGGTTTGAAAACGAGTGCTATTGTGTGGACTTGGAGCACAAGTGTTGTTGTGGATCAGGAGAAATACACTGCATTGACAGCCGGTCATGTGATTGA
- the LOC128189454 gene encoding uncharacterized protein LOC128189454, with product MMEGADGLNNNFINQSKVNVKTSLPPTKITDVFLEEETLTLWRPATDTKQYYLIPETLRGDEWPMLLQLYYTKFDCVSCVLPFDDAIPVITHQATTLLPTQDYSILRNYPRIKGLWFRPDRSDSVGLDDESMVGNIKFSFTFPEEERENLLSSMNIYLLEVLDYESDDKSVSRFLITKEEYKELPKYNIFKPGGPIFIQKEKSEEGVESETYYFLKICQSYKGKAMEHVVELILEEDPWPMCKISSVTHKPLCSRSMVHDHTEDLTREHHFNMRYFGAAWDQALAGLFAWSLRTNIPWLVYERLHDNIKGSVNLAALTTPFQQVFTANVPAICSKKIDLLFQLAPFVDKCENQQDLVQLKDLHNSLHTCSASCTFKSLKNIEMNKILTPYLSLLERVIACVSVTVRRELMNALIPWSVMAYHFHNHQIESCMKMVGFIYQLEGIRDTSRPQESSLNSSFFFPSTSGDYTTDVTSGIHSLCTSPVTWEDMSP from the exons ATGATGGAAGGAGCAGATGGATTGaacaataattttatcaacCAGTCCAAGGTTAACGTTAAG ACATCCTTGCCGCCGACAAAGATTACAGATGTGTTTCTAGAGGAAGAAACCTTAACGCTATGGCGACCAGCTACAGACACTAAACAATACTACCTCATTCCAGAGACTCTCCGCGGAGATGAATGGCCCATGCTTCTTCAACTGTATTACACAAAATTCGATTGCGTCAGTTGTGTACTGCCTTTTGATGACGCAATTCCGGTCATTACCCACCAAGCCACGACCTTGCTGCCTACACAGGACTATTCCATCCTTCGGAATTATCCTAGAATTAAAGGACTTTGGTTCCGCCCGGATCGATCCGACTCCGTCGGACTTGACGATGAATCCATGGTCGGCAATATCAAATTCTCGTTCACGTTTCCGGAAGAggagagagaaaatcttttaagcAGCATGAATATCTACTTATTGGAGGTTTTAGACTATGAATCGGATGATAAATCGGTCTCTCGATTTCTCATAACGAAGGAGGAATACAAAGAACTTcctaaatataacatttttaaaccaGGTGGACCGATTTTTATTCAAAAGGAGAAGAGCGAGGAAGGGGTGGAATCAGAGACGTATTATTTTCTGAAAATCTGCCAAAGTTACAAAGGCAAAGCAATGGAGCACGTCGTAGAACTGATTCTGGAAGAGGACCCCTGGCCAATGTGCAAAATATCGTCAGTGACACACAAGCCACTCTGCAGTCGATCGATGGTCCACGACCACACAGAAGACTTGACCAGAGAACACCACTTCAACATGCGATATTTTGGAGCCGCTTGGGACCAAGCATTGGCCGGCCTGTTTGCTTGGTCCCTTCGGACCAATATCCCATGGTTAGTGTACGAGAGACTTCATGACAATATCAAGGGGTCGGTTAATCTGGCAGCTCTGACTACACCCTTTCAGCAGGTTTTCACTGCAAACGTTCCTGCTATCTGCAGCAAGAAAATCGATCTACTCTTTCAGTTGGCACCGTTTGTTGACAAGTGTGAGAACCAGCAAGATCTGGTCCAACTCAAAGACCTCCACAACTCCCTCCATACCTGTAGCGCCTCTTGTacgtttaaaagtttgaaaaatatagaaatgaacaaaattcTGACTCCCTATTTGTCTTTGTTGGAGAGAGTTATTGCCTGTGTCTCGGTCACCGTCAGGCGAGAGCTAATGAACGCACTTATTCCTTGGTCAGTGATGGCGTACCACTTTCACAATCACCAGATTGAAAGTTGTATGAAAATGGTTGGATTTATTTACCAACTAGAGGGAATTCGGGATACAAGTAGACCCCAGGAATCTTCGTTGAACAGTTCGTTTTTCTTCCCCTCCACATCCGGAGACTACACCACAGATGTCACATCCGGAATTCACTCGTTGTGTACGTCTCCGGTCACATGGGAGGACATGAGTCCATGA